The nucleotide window CATAAGCACATAAgatgtgattatttttttcctagttggGATTAAAGTGTCATCATAAATTTgagttatttatttaaattccCAGAACTTTGACTGGCTTAGCAATTTTTCCCCTAAGTAGATATGAGAGGGAATACTGATATACAGAATAAGGAAGATCTGTGGCACTAGAGAATTCCTTAGCCAGGAAGGtttctgtatcacaaagagaacAACTCAAATCATTTTCTGGATCTTCTATACAGGTTTGCTGCTATTCATGCTGAGGCTCCTGAATTCATGGAGATGAGCGTGGAGCAAGAAATCCTGGTCACTGGCATCAAAGTTGTGGATCTTTTGGCTCCCTATGCAAAGGGTGGCAAAATTGGTATGTTAGATGTGGGGGGTATTTCAGTGTTTTATATATCTGACAGAACATGCTGTGGATAGCGTGGTAGGGGTAGAATAAGAGACAGAGACCTGGGTTTTAGTTCTGACTTTGCCACTAGTTGATGTATATAGTCTTTGTAAGTCACTAGTTGTCTGAGTATACTtgtgtgtttaaaaaaatgacagttACATTCTGTGATTTATAATCAGTTATGGTGATAAAGAATGGAGTAACAAGCATTTTCTCACCTATAGCTTATGGCTTGCATAAGCAGATATGACAAAGGATGGTGAAAACTGAAGTCAGATTCTTCCCATTATGGTGAAGTTGTCAAAGACAAGTTCAGTGTAGctgtctttctgtttttgttaggTGTTTTAGAGCAGCATCCTTCACTGATGAGTAGCTTTCTGACTTTCGTTCTTCTGATTTTGCTGAAGCCAGATGCCacttctgagaaggaaaaaccaggaTTGTTTAGTGTTTAAGGTTATCCATCCTTTTAAAATTAGGGTTGTGATCTTTAGAATTTAAGAAATATATCTAAAAACTTGGATGTTCATCTTCTCTCCACAGGTCTATTTGGTGGTGCTGGTGTAGGTAAGACTGTATTGATTATGGAGCTGATCAACAATGTTGCCAAGGCTCATGGTGGTTATTCTGTGTTTGCTGGTGTTGGTGAACGGACTCGAGAAGGCAATGACTTGTACCATGAGATGATTGAGTCTGGTGTCATCAATCTGAAGGATGCCACTTCCAAGGTGATCCAAATGTTGCATCTACAATGAAGGCTTCTTTTTTACTTCACATTTTATAAAACTTATCTGTCTTCTACAGTTTGGAAGTTTCAGATGATCcattttgaacttttttcttaGAGGGATTTGGTTTGGATcatataaaaaaaatagtaactcAACCTCCTAACACTTAGGAGCCTGTGCCACATAGACTTTTCTTGACTTGGTCTTGGGCCAGAGAGTGTGTAAATTTGTATATTGGCAGTTTTTCATGCTTTCATGAGTTGTATGTCCATAACAGGTTGCATTGGTGTATGGCCAGATGAATGAACCACCTGGTGCTCGAGCCCGGGTAGCCTTGACTGGCCTCACTGTGGCTGAATACTTCAGAGACCAAGAAGGTCAAGATGTACTGCTTTTCATTGACAATATCTTCCGATTCACTCAGGCTGGGTCAGAGGTAAGAGGGGAGATGGGAGATTTAGGGTGGGAGGAGgttagaagagaaaattaaatggagCTATAGCTGTTCTGAACTTTggttctcttcccttctgtccttCCAGGTGTCTGCTTTACTAGGCAGAATCCCTTCTGCTGTGGGTTACCAGCCCACTTTGGCCACTGATATGGGTACCATGCAGGAAAGAATTACCACAACCAAAAAGGGCTCTATCACCTCTGTGCAAGTAAGAGAATTTTAAAGtctgtatgcttttttttttagagatcTGTAAACATCTTAATTACATTTTGGAGTGATTTATAAAAGGATCTTATCCAGTCTTCACCTCATAGATGAGAGATAGGCCCAGAGAAAGACTAAGTGTCTTAACCTGGATTAATCTTGGCTATTAGAGCCAGGCTTTAACATCAGAACTGGTGTTCCTTCATGGTACTGTGCTGCCTACAAAGCTTTGGACTTCTGAAAATCTGTGTCTATTCTTAGGTTTTTACAGCTTTAATGCATAAGAGGAGGGTACATACTGTACCTAAGCTGGGGCACAAATTCTGTGGTGCATAAAAGTGAGGAGAAGAGTCAGATAAGTAGTAGGAAGGGCACTTGATGGGCCTcctgaagacctgaattctaggcTTGACTCCACCATAATCTTCTGTGTGCCTTTAGGACATTTCTACTGTAGCACATGAAGGAAGTGAAGTAGATCTCCATCAGCTTCTCTTtggtgaaatattagaaaaatttaaattattctgGGTTTGAAAAAGGTATCCCACTTATTAACAGTGTGAATTGTTTGAAATTAGGCCATCTATGTGCCTGCTGATGACTTGACTGACCCTGCTCCTGCCACCACCTTTGCCCACTTGGATGCTACCACGGTGCTGTCCCGGGCTATTGCTGAGCTGGGCATTTACCCTGCAGTGGATCCTCTGGATTCCACTTCCCGAATCATGGATCCCAACATTGTTGGTAACGAGCACTATGATGTTGCCCGAGGTGTGCAGAAGATCCTCCAGGTGAGCATTcttggaagggaggaagagtgaAAACTTGGATGGAGTAGAAATAGAGATCAGTGTCAAACCACTAACTAATGTTGGGAAAGGAATAAAATCTCAATGCTGTGCAAGCTCTGTTAATAGTATGTAAAATGCTGGAGCCTGGAAGATCCTTTCTAAATAAAAGCCCTTCTACTAGAGCAAGCTCAAATGAATGTTTCTCTCCTAGGACTACAAGTCCCTCCAGGACATCATCGCCATCCTCGGTATGGATGAGTTGTCTGAAGAAGACAAGTTGACAGTGTCACGTGCCCGGAAAATCCAGCGTTTCTTGTCACAGCCCTTCCAGGTTGCTGAGGTATTCACAGGACATATGGGGAAGCTGGTCCCTCTGAAAGAAACCATTAAGGGATTTCAACAGATCTTGGCAGGTAAGAAAACTGTCAAGTGAATGATCTTTGTGTACCGAAGCATCTCATAGAGATGCCTGGCCTTTTCCAGTAAAGGCAGCCACCATTTTCCTCTTGAGCTCTGTGACTTCAAAGGGCTCATCTTCCGCAGTGACTCCCAGGACTTTGGTTGTAATTCGTTCCTCTTTTTGGGCATATCTCTCAGCCTCTTTTCATTCTTGTTGCCACTGTCTTTAATTAGATCTACTGTGGACTCTATTCTAAATGGTCTGGCTCCCAGGCCCTCTCTTTTTACAGAACACCTCAAACTTCCAAAGTGCAGCTCAGGTCAGGGCAGAAAGCTTCCATGGCATCTTATTGCCCATCAGCCAGTGACTTTCTAGCATGTCCTAACATGGAGAGCATCTCACTTATATTTCCCATGGTTTATGGTGGGTGGGCCCTTATCTTGTCCATGCATCTCTTCTCAGCTAATGTCCTGGGACCTGGGTATATCATTCATTACCTGAATGAATTGTGGTTGCAATGTTCCCCTAGCCCCTCTTCCAGAGTTGAGATCTGTCCTTGCCCCACTCCGACAACCCAGCAGAGTTCCTTCCACTTAGTGGATGCTTTAACAGTGGAGGTTTCTTCACTCCCACAGGCCAGTACGACCATCTCCCAGAGCAGGCCTTCTATATGGTAGGACCCATTGAAGAAGCCGTGACAAAAGCTGAAAAACTGGCTGAAGAGCACTCATGAGGGGCGCCTGCACCCACCACCCCTTCGTCCTCGCCTCCCCCCTTCCTTTGATTCCACTTGGCTCAGCTGAACTCCACAAGAACTTTATTGGGAAAGCTGTGTTCTGTCAAGgaatatttaaattttgaataaaatttacCTGTCACGGCCATTTTGTGCTTGTGGGTAGAGTGGATATTAAGAGTTCCGAATTCAGTGCTAACTTTTCTTGGTTCTTTAATGCCTAGCCACAGTTTTAGCCTTCAAGACTGGGGTTTGGGAAACTAAAGTGGGGCCTAAATGGCAAGTGTTTGACTCTAGGGAGAGTCAAGGTTGCTTGAGATCTGAGGGCACAATCGCCAAGGATGTTAGTGGCCCCGGGGGAAGCTGCATTTCCCATTCTTTCCTTTGAGGGCTTTAGTAAATAACCCTCAGTCTCCTCAAAAAAAGCCGCTCCATCTTCACTTCGAATTTTAGCCTTCCAGCATCTTCCAATATAGCCCGTTAGCACATTGGACACATTTTTAGACCAAGTTTGAATCCTTCCGCGCTGAATGTTGGATTTCTCCTAACTTGGTGTCATTTAAGCTTGCTCAGCCTGGGTTTCTTGACCTTTAAAAGGGGCTGCTAACCAGCTCAGACTTCCAGGGAACATTAAAGCCCTTTGCATACAAAGCATGTCGGGAGTGCGATTCCCCCCCCCATAACCTCTACGTGGAACGAGTGGGCTGGCCCagagtgggggggagggagtgTCACCTCGGGCTCCTCCGCCCCTCGATGACCCAGGAGTGCCCTGAAGCTTTTTTTGTTCCCCTGGTGGTTGATTTGCGATATTTGCACAGATTCGGGGAAGGGTGAACCCGAAGTGCCCCAATGATGTCATCCTAGCTGCAGCCTCAGCCTCTCCCTGAGGACGGATGGAACGGCTTTGTAATGGGAAGGCCGAGGAAGGGTTCCTCAGCCGCTCGGGCTGTCGGCTCCGCCGTGGCTCACCATTTTGAAATGGTGAAAGAGCCATTTGCGGGGCTTGGCTAATGATTGTTTACAAACCAGATGGGGCTTTTGTCCCGAAGCGGAGCCCGGCGACTACAGGCTCCGCCCCCTGAGCCGGATGGTCGGCCCGGGAGGAAGTGAGGAAGCCCTGGGCCGCCCCGAGCGCCCTTCCAGTTAGTCCCCCTGGGGCCAGAGATGGGACGGGGTGGGCCCTTTCCTAGGGTCCATTGACATTCCTAGTCCAAGTATGCGGTGTATTTGTATTTAGGACAGAAGGTGGAGCCCCAGAGCCGCGCTTGCCAGCCTGCTCCCAGAAAGTGAAGATGGGGAGTCAGCGGGAGGTCTGTTTCCTGGGGTTCCTAACCTGGTTCCTCAGCGGAGCCAGGGCAGTTTTCTAAGGTGTTGGCCTTCTGTTGGTCTTGTTATTACGAGCGCCCCAAATGCTGAGTTGATTCCTTACAATCCAGCCGGCGTGCCAGTTATATCTCCCATAACTGACCATCCCTCCTCCCAGCGTGCCCTCGGAGGCTCGCCTGGACTCGGCtaacctctttctttctttcttcctcattccgCCCTGAGCCAGCCCTGCCCCCCCATCTGTCACTGAGGACGTCGCCCTCTAGGAGTTCCTGGGAATTCGCTTCTCTGAAGGCCGGCTGTGGCTCTTCCAATCGCTCACTTGTTAGCTCAGTCTCTGTCTGGGGCCTCCCCTGAGCCGGCCGGCAGGGGGCGAGGAGACCCAGTTCTGGGGAGCTCTGTGGTCCCGGGCGGTGGGTGGGGGGCGGCCGCCTGAAGGGAAGGAGTGTGCAGAATAGGCCTTCGGGGAGCCAGAAAAGACTGACTTAGCAGGGGTGAGGCCTTGCCTTTGCTCCCTTTGGGACCCCTGATGGTCCGTCCAGTTCGGTGTGCCTGCCCTCTCTGGGACAAGCAGAGTCAGCTCACTGGAGCCTCCAGAAGCCGAGGAATTATAGAAAGGCCCTCGGAATGCGGGTCTTGGATtgtttcctccccctccccaccccgcacctcccccctccctgaagCGCACTCAGGATCTTGAGCCGATCCATCATCGCTTCCTTTGCCGGCAGGCTAGTGGCTGCATTTCTCCGTGGGGCCCCTGGGCTGTCCCGCAATTCTGGTAGGACTTGAGGCTAGCTTGTGACC belongs to Gracilinanus agilis isolate LMUSP501 chromosome 5, AgileGrace, whole genome shotgun sequence and includes:
- the ATP5F1B gene encoding ATP synthase subunit beta, mitochondrial, coding for MLGLLGRAVAASASGALRGLGASAPLPQAQTLLRAAPAAVQPARDYAAAAPKGGAASGRIVAVIGAVVDVQFDEGLPPILNALEVQGRDTRLVLEVAQHLGESTVRTIAMDGTEGLVRGQKVLDSGAPIKIPVGPETLGRIMNVIGEPIDERGPIKTKQFAAIHAEAPEFMEMSVEQEILVTGIKVVDLLAPYAKGGKIGLFGGAGVGKTVLIMELINNVAKAHGGYSVFAGVGERTREGNDLYHEMIESGVINLKDATSKVALVYGQMNEPPGARARVALTGLTVAEYFRDQEGQDVLLFIDNIFRFTQAGSEVSALLGRIPSAVGYQPTLATDMGTMQERITTTKKGSITSVQAIYVPADDLTDPAPATTFAHLDATTVLSRAIAELGIYPAVDPLDSTSRIMDPNIVGNEHYDVARGVQKILQDYKSLQDIIAILGMDELSEEDKLTVSRARKIQRFLSQPFQVAEVFTGHMGKLVPLKETIKGFQQILAGQYDHLPEQAFYMVGPIEEAVTKAEKLAEEHS